The following are from one region of the Chloroflexota bacterium genome:
- a CDS encoding HAMP domain-containing protein produces MRELWDKVVHVWEHLNTAIKLLIVIDILAICLLVVFFATIRTTIIQQMRANIDVNLHYHFNTLHTILAREGRYLCAEAHALAGLEDITDALNTRDVRHLRRTIASIRNTHNLDVVYIATDAGDVLLSAAPHGFDFATAITQSAVQKGGLDDHAYRFLISGGEVWMTCTAPHIRSDGQTDALLLLARAIDHDYLRDVSTSLGSDIFITDGQLLVSSLPPEDHDRLLLAGYILDSAGITEQRFQDARINGATYRLLMAPLRSTDSPALTIGLLQPIGLIENTSQQATLRIIVLGILLIGMPFVLTQFLVRAIFKPLRSLMRAAEAIAAGHLDQPIQVEGTAEVQALATSFNQMRIRLQAYMEEQRRWNEELDAQVRARTRELEQLFRIRDQLVAKLIFAQEEERQRIARDLHDETSQALASLVVALGTEGRLTHDEKTRQRLEQVKRLAIAALEGVKRIVLDLRPRLLDDFGLLPAIQWYAEERLYQEGVDVTIETEGNEARLPSHIEIGVFRVIQEAVNNIARHAHATQARIRMAWQSDKLVVEIEDDGYGFDVQKHMSDMRRNGGLGLLSMQERVALAGGTFTIDSAPGMGTRIRFEIPLPRSEAKDVQDPSTVGR; encoded by the coding sequence GTGAGAGAACTGTGGGACAAGGTCGTCCACGTCTGGGAACACCTGAATACAGCGATCAAGCTGCTCATCGTCATCGATATCCTGGCGATCTGCCTTCTGGTCGTCTTCTTCGCCACCATCCGGACGACGATCATCCAACAGATGCGTGCTAACATCGACGTCAATTTGCACTACCACTTTAACACGCTGCATACGATCCTCGCTCGCGAGGGGCGATATCTATGCGCGGAAGCCCACGCGCTCGCCGGGCTTGAGGATATCACGGACGCGTTGAACACCCGCGACGTTCGGCACCTACGTCGTACCATCGCCTCTATCCGAAACACGCACAACCTGGATGTCGTCTACATCGCGACGGACGCGGGCGACGTACTGCTCAGCGCTGCCCCTCACGGGTTCGACTTCGCCACCGCCATCACCCAAAGCGCGGTCCAAAAGGGCGGGCTGGATGATCACGCCTATCGGTTCCTGATCTCCGGCGGCGAGGTCTGGATGACATGCACGGCACCCCATATCCGCTCCGACGGGCAGACGGACGCCCTCCTGTTGCTGGCCCGGGCCATCGACCATGACTATCTCCGGGATGTCAGCACCTCGCTGGGATCCGACATCTTCATCACGGATGGCCAATTGTTGGTCAGCTCGCTTCCGCCGGAGGATCACGATCGTCTCCTCCTCGCCGGGTACATCCTCGACAGCGCAGGGATCACGGAACAACGCTTCCAGGACGCGAGGATCAACGGCGCCACGTATCGCCTGCTGATGGCGCCCTTGCGGTCGACGGACTCCCCGGCCCTGACCATAGGCCTGCTGCAACCGATCGGCCTCATCGAGAACACCTCCCAGCAGGCCACCCTCCGAATCATCGTCCTGGGGATCCTGCTCATCGGCATGCCCTTTGTGCTGACCCAATTCCTGGTTCGGGCGATCTTCAAGCCCCTGCGGTCACTGATGAGGGCTGCCGAGGCCATCGCCGCGGGACATCTGGACCAGCCCATCCAGGTTGAAGGGACCGCGGAGGTCCAGGCGCTGGCCACGAGCTTCAACCAGATGCGTATCCGACTACAGGCGTACATGGAAGAGCAACGTCGCTGGAACGAGGAGTTGGACGCTCAGGTGCGCGCACGCACTCGGGAGCTGGAACAGCTGTTCCGGATCCGCGATCAGCTGGTGGCCAAGCTCATCTTCGCCCAGGAGGAGGAACGGCAACGCATCGCCCGGGATCTGCACGATGAGACCAGCCAGGCGCTGGCCAGCCTGGTTGTCGCCCTGGGCACGGAGGGCCGCCTCACCCATGATGAGAAGACACGTCAGCGGCTGGAGCAGGTGAAGCGGCTCGCCATCGCGGCGCTCGAGGGGGTCAAGCGCATCGTGCTGGACCTGCGCCCCCGGCTCCTAGATGATTTCGGCCTGCTGCCGGCCATCCAATGGTACGCAGAGGAGCGCCTGTACCAGGAAGGCGTGGATGTCACCATCGAGACGGAGGGGAACGAGGCCCGGCTGCCCTCACACATCGAGATCGGAGTCTTCCGGGTCATCCAAGAGGCTGTGAACAACATCGCACGTCACGCGCACGCCACCCAGGCGCGGATCCGCATGGCCTGGCAGTCCGATAAGCTCGTGGTGGAGATCGAGGACGACGGATACGGCTTTGACGTACAGAAGCACATGAGCGATATGAGACGAAACGGTGGATTGGGATTGCTCAGCATGCAAGAGCGCGTGGCGCTGGCAGGCGGAACCTTCACCATCGATTCCGCCCCAGGCATGGGCACTCGCATCCGATTCGAAATCCCACTACCCCGATCGGAGGCAAAGGATGTCCAAGATCCGAGTACTGTTGGTAGATGA
- a CDS encoding response regulator transcription factor: protein MSKIRVLLVDDHAILRAGLRALLETYPDIEVVGEASDGTEAVTKVRELHPDVVLMDIAMPGMNGLVATRYILEETPETKILILTQYGNKEYVLPLLQAGASGYVLKQAADTDLISAIRAVQQGQSFLYPPIAKLLLDVYTTQRDATDPYEQLTPREREVLIHIAEGYTNREIADILHISPKTVDVHRTRLMRKLGLHNVVELTRYAVRRGLIDPTQE from the coding sequence ATGTCCAAGATCCGAGTACTGTTGGTAGATGACCACGCCATCCTGCGAGCCGGCCTACGGGCACTGCTGGAGACGTATCCGGACATCGAGGTCGTAGGGGAGGCGAGCGATGGCACGGAGGCCGTCACCAAAGTCCGTGAGCTGCACCCGGATGTGGTGCTGATGGACATCGCCATGCCCGGTATGAACGGGCTCGTGGCCACGCGATATATCCTGGAAGAAACGCCCGAAACGAAGATCCTGATCCTCACCCAATACGGGAACAAGGAATACGTGCTCCCCCTGCTCCAGGCGGGCGCCTCTGGATACGTGCTCAAGCAGGCAGCCGACACGGACCTGATCTCCGCGATCCGGGCCGTGCAGCAGGGGCAGTCCTTCCTGTACCCACCTATCGCGAAGCTCCTGCTCGACGTATACACCACGCAACGGGACGCGACGGATCCCTACGAACAACTCACCCCGCGCGAGCGTGAGGTGCTGATCCACATCGCCGAGGGATACACCAACCGCGAGATCGCCGATATCCTGCACATCAGCCCCAAGACGGTGGATGTGCACCGCACCCGCCTCATGCGCAAGCTGGGCCTGCACAACGTGGTAGAACTGACCCGATACGCGGTCCGCCGCGGGCTGATCGACCCCACACAGGAGTAG
- a CDS encoding cytochrome c3 family protein — translation MRKWILLILLAIGLTALSTSVAFADNGPHVGDFSSTTDACAGCHRAHRGQAPKLLKENSQEALCLSCHGTSAAGAYTNVEDGVYDAGGTEGTEGAGLRGGGFVNVKMDPDMDGSIVSAAVTSKHNVGTAGTVWGNGAIGSGAGKTITLQCGSCHNPHGFSGADYYRILRPKPKDSGASGNVTVPDETSKNYTVSYDASGYRNTGYLTQTISDWCAQCHTRYLASDEGDSGDAIFKYRHETADNSRKCLVCHVAHGTSATMGAYSGSVEWPDGTAGGGSTDSRLLHVDNRGVCVQCHPSP, via the coding sequence ATGCGGAAGTGGATTTTACTGATCTTGCTGGCGATCGGGCTGACCGCCCTTTCGACCAGCGTCGCCTTCGCCGACAATGGCCCACACGTGGGAGACTTCAGCAGCACCACGGATGCATGTGCCGGCTGTCACCGGGCACACCGCGGCCAGGCGCCGAAGCTCTTGAAGGAAAACTCTCAGGAGGCGCTGTGTCTCTCCTGCCATGGCACCAGCGCTGCGGGCGCATACACGAACGTGGAAGACGGCGTGTATGATGCCGGTGGCACGGAGGGCACGGAGGGCGCCGGACTGCGCGGCGGCGGGTTCGTGAACGTCAAGATGGACCCGGACATGGATGGCTCCATCGTAAGCGCCGCTGTCACCTCCAAGCACAACGTGGGCACCGCAGGAACGGTCTGGGGTAATGGCGCCATCGGCTCCGGCGCGGGCAAGACCATCACCCTCCAGTGCGGCAGTTGCCACAACCCGCACGGGTTCAGCGGCGCCGACTACTACCGAATCCTGCGCCCCAAGCCCAAGGACTCCGGCGCAAGTGGGAACGTCACCGTGCCCGACGAGACAAGCAAGAACTACACGGTCTCCTACGACGCCAGCGGCTATCGCAACACGGGTTACCTGACCCAGACCATCAGCGACTGGTGTGCGCAGTGCCACACGCGCTACCTGGCCAGCGACGAGGGCGACTCGGGCGATGCGATCTTCAAGTATCGCCACGAGACGGCTGACAACTCGCGCAAGTGCCTGGTGTGCCACGTGGCCCACGGCACCTCGGCTACCATGGGGGCCTACTCCGGCAGCGTCGAGTGGCCGGATGGGACCGCCGGCGGTGGCAGCACCGACAGCCGATTGCTGCACGTGGACAATCGCGGCGTCTGTGTCCAGTGCCACCCGTCACCATAA
- a CDS encoding tetratricopeptide repeat protein, whose translation MTTQHNSQNAPSAQGIDRALWVVTALLLIAIASFAGFYYWDRYYPRGESLLTRRIQHLEELIRENPENPGLRIAVANRYLAQGMIDSAIQQAQEALKLVPDSEEALILLGKAYTQKGDLDAAIEQYAKVVELNKDNEFAHVNLRLETAYYELGSLYLERGELEQAQEAFQSALQIDRTDADARYGLAITYQRLGKHAEAVSEFHKATRFVPDFAEAYRGMAESYRALGQAAGAQYAEGMVAYTQGDYEKALTMLTQALEQQPDLTDAYLGLGLVYEKLGRYQEGIEAVQKYLDVYPDDMAARYALGRLTQAEAR comes from the coding sequence ATGACAACGCAGCATAACTCACAAAATGCGCCCTCCGCCCAGGGAATCGACCGGGCGCTATGGGTCGTGACGGCGCTCCTTCTCATCGCCATCGCGAGCTTCGCCGGCTTCTACTACTGGGATCGCTATTATCCTCGCGGCGAGAGCCTGCTGACTCGCCGGATCCAACATCTGGAGGAGCTGATCCGGGAGAACCCGGAGAACCCGGGGCTGAGGATCGCCGTCGCGAATCGATATCTGGCCCAAGGGATGATCGACTCGGCCATCCAGCAGGCACAGGAGGCGTTGAAGCTTGTTCCAGACTCGGAGGAGGCGCTGATCCTGCTGGGCAAGGCCTACACGCAAAAGGGCGACCTGGACGCCGCCATCGAGCAATACGCCAAAGTCGTGGAGCTCAACAAGGACAACGAATTCGCCCACGTCAACCTCCGGCTGGAGACGGCCTATTACGAGCTGGGCAGTCTCTATCTGGAGCGGGGTGAGCTGGAGCAGGCTCAGGAGGCGTTCCAATCCGCCCTCCAGATCGATCGCACGGACGCGGATGCCCGTTACGGGCTGGCCATCACCTATCAACGCCTGGGAAAGCACGCCGAGGCGGTCAGCGAATTCCATAAAGCCACGCGCTTCGTCCCTGATTTCGCCGAGGCATACAGGGGCATGGCGGAGAGCTATCGGGCGCTGGGACAGGCAGCGGGCGCCCAGTATGCGGAGGGCATGGTCGCCTATACGCAGGGAGACTACGAGAAAGCGCTGACGATGCTCACCCAGGCGTTGGAGCAGCAGCCCGACCTCACCGACGCATACCTGGGACTGGGGCTGGTCTACGAAAAGCTGGGGCGGTATCAGGAAGGCATCGAGGCCGTGCAGAAGTATCTGGATGTCTATCCGGATGACATGGCCGCCCGTTATGCCCTGGGCCGACTGACGCAAGCCGAGGCACGGTAA
- a CDS encoding asparagine synthetase B, with translation CARDHMGVKPLYYYYQPGRIFAFASEIKALLQIPSIPRCLNEIRVGDYLAPLLEDKAITFYQDILRLPPGHSMTIRQEGCQLQTYWQLDPTRELRLGSDEEYAEAYREILTEAVRCRLRSAFPVGSMLSGGLDSSSVTCIAQRLLAQEGKQPLHTFSAVFEEVPESDESAFIQAVLAQASVHPHFIHGDRLSPLADLDRVFWHEDEAFYAFNLFLSWETWKVAQEQGVRILLDGFVGDSTVPDGLTFLIELSARGKWIALAREIRALARRYHTPSWGPFRHYLWNHGIKPRILSPLRRIWQREEEIEWNETIRPAFARRIGLKDRIRALQAPWLKPLKSMKAYHYHGLTSGEIPFALEVYNKGAAAFPIEVRFPFTDRRLIEFALSLPPEQMLRAGWTRAIVRHALGGILPEKVRWRRGKGNLGPNFERALLKFERKRLDDVILRDSRTIEPFVNIAALRETYKRYIDRRAGDEVLPIWLATTLALWLRSAEIES, from the coding sequence CTGCGCCCGAGACCATATGGGGGTCAAACCGCTCTACTACTACTACCAGCCCGGCCGCATCTTCGCCTTCGCCTCCGAGATCAAGGCCCTGCTCCAGATCCCCAGCATCCCCCGCTGCCTGAACGAGATCCGCGTGGGGGATTACCTGGCGCCCTTGCTGGAGGACAAGGCCATCACCTTCTATCAGGACATCCTGCGGCTGCCCCCGGGGCACAGCATGACGATCCGCCAGGAGGGATGCCAGCTTCAGACGTATTGGCAATTGGACCCCACGCGAGAGCTCCGGCTCGGTTCTGACGAGGAGTACGCGGAGGCCTATCGAGAGATCCTCACGGAGGCGGTGCGCTGCCGATTGCGCAGCGCCTTCCCCGTGGGGTCCATGCTGAGCGGGGGGCTGGACTCCTCATCGGTCACCTGCATCGCCCAACGGCTGCTCGCTCAAGAGGGGAAACAGCCGCTCCACACCTTTTCAGCGGTATTTGAGGAGGTACCTGAAAGCGACGAAAGCGCCTTCATCCAGGCCGTACTGGCCCAGGCAAGCGTCCATCCCCATTTCATACACGGGGACCGCCTAAGCCCTCTGGCGGACCTGGACCGGGTTTTCTGGCATGAGGATGAGGCCTTCTACGCCTTCAATCTGTTTCTCAGCTGGGAGACATGGAAGGTCGCTCAGGAGCAGGGGGTTCGTATCCTGTTGGACGGCTTCGTAGGGGATAGCACGGTACCGGATGGGCTCACATTCCTCATAGAGCTCTCGGCTAGGGGCAAATGGATCGCTCTGGCCAGGGAGATCAGAGCCCTCGCCAGGCGTTATCACACCCCATCGTGGGGGCCATTTCGACATTACCTGTGGAATCACGGCATCAAGCCTCGAATTCTCTCCCCGCTTCGCCGGATTTGGCAGCGAGAAGAAGAGATAGAATGGAATGAGACGATCCGGCCCGCCTTCGCACGACGTATCGGACTGAAGGATCGGATCCGAGCTTTACAAGCGCCTTGGCTGAAGCCACTGAAATCGATGAAAGCGTACCATTATCACGGTCTCACCTCCGGTGAGATCCCCTTCGCCCTGGAGGTGTATAATAAGGGGGCCGCAGCCTTTCCCATCGAAGTGCGGTTCCCCTTCACCGATCGGAGGCTGATCGAGTTCGCCTTATCCCTTCCGCCAGAACAGATGCTACGCGCCGGATGGACCCGGGCGATCGTGCGCCACGCGCTGGGTGGGATCCTCCCCGAGAAGGTGCGCTGGCGGCGGGGGAAGGGGAATCTCGGCCCCAACTTTGAGCGAGCGTTGCTCAAGTTCGAGAGGAAACGGCTGGACGATGTGATCCTGCGAGATTCGAGGACCATCGAGCCATTTGTAAATATCGCCGCATTGCGCGAAACTTATAAGCGATACATCGATCGCAGGGCTGGCGATGAGGTGTTGCCCATCTGGCTAGCGACCACATTAGCCTTGTGGCTCCGCTCCGCGGAGATCGAGTCATGA
- a CDS encoding ABC transporter ATP-binding protein, with protein MLRSLRDRSRDLKARCSYLLQTLHLVWNAARGWTAAWAVLLVLQGLLPVATVYLTRLLVDSLVAAVNAGGSWETIRPALLYIGVMAGVALLTELLYGISDWIHTAQSEFIQDYITGLIHDKSASVDLAFYESSEYYDHLHRARSDATSRPLALLESSGSLLQNGITFLAMAAVLIPYSPWLPLVLLISTLPALYVVFRFNRRYHHWWERTTPDRRWTQYYDTMLTHSAVAAELRLFDLGGHFQSAYQALRRRLRSERLKLTQEQTLARLAAGAIALVISGIAMAWMAWRALQGVVTLGDLALFYQAFTRGQSLMRSLLSNLGQIYNSTLFLGNLFEFLRLQPQILDPPRPASAPSTLREGIAFRHVTFRYPGSERPALQDFNLTIPAGQIVAIVGANGAGKSTLVKLLCRFYDPDAGHIELDRVDIRDIPLRHLRRLITVMFQFPVFYHATAGQNIAMGDLQATPSAEEIEAAARQAGAHEIIARLPRGYDTLLGKWFADGEDLSAGEWQRVALARAYLRKAPIIVLDEPTSFMDSWSEADWFDRFRELARGRTSIIITHRFTVAMRADVIHVMDKGRIVESGTHEELLALNGLYAESWTAQMQASSHSLSAEPHSGC; from the coding sequence ATCTTGAGATCGCTCAGAGACAGATCGCGCGATCTAAAAGCGCGGTGCTCGTATCTGCTGCAGACATTGCACCTGGTCTGGAACGCGGCCCGGGGATGGACCGCCGCGTGGGCGGTCCTGCTGGTCCTGCAAGGGCTGCTACCCGTCGCGACGGTATATTTGACGCGTCTGCTGGTGGACAGCCTGGTGGCAGCCGTCAACGCTGGCGGCTCATGGGAAACGATCCGGCCCGCGTTGCTCTACATCGGCGTGATGGCCGGCGTCGCCCTGCTCACCGAGCTACTCTATGGGATCAGTGATTGGATCCACACCGCTCAGTCGGAGTTCATACAGGACTACATCACAGGGCTGATTCACGACAAATCCGCGTCCGTAGATCTGGCCTTTTATGAGTCGTCCGAATACTACGATCACTTGCACCGCGCTCGCAGCGACGCCACCAGTCGCCCTCTGGCGCTGTTGGAAAGCAGCGGGAGCCTGCTCCAAAATGGCATCACCTTCCTAGCGATGGCCGCGGTTCTGATCCCCTACAGCCCATGGCTGCCCCTGGTCCTGCTGATCAGCACACTGCCGGCCCTTTACGTGGTATTTCGCTTTAACCGCCGTTATCACCACTGGTGGGAGAGGACCACCCCCGATCGAAGATGGACTCAGTACTACGACACAATGCTCACCCATAGCGCCGTGGCTGCGGAACTTCGGCTCTTCGATCTGGGGGGACATTTCCAGTCAGCCTACCAAGCCCTGCGCCGACGGCTACGGTCCGAGCGTCTGAAGTTAACCCAGGAGCAAACCCTCGCACGACTGGCGGCCGGAGCCATCGCCCTGGTCATCTCCGGCATCGCCATGGCCTGGATGGCCTGGCGGGCATTGCAAGGGGTCGTCACCCTGGGCGATCTGGCCCTCTTCTACCAGGCTTTCACCCGAGGGCAGAGTCTGATGCGCTCCCTCCTGAGCAACCTGGGACAGATCTACAACAGCACCCTGTTCCTGGGCAATCTCTTCGAGTTTCTGAGGCTGCAACCGCAGATCCTGGATCCTCCCCGCCCAGCCTCCGCCCCCTCGACCTTGCGGGAGGGGATCGCCTTCCGCCACGTCACTTTCCGATATCCGGGGAGCGAACGTCCCGCCCTACAAGACTTTAACCTCACCATCCCGGCCGGACAGATCGTGGCGATCGTCGGCGCCAACGGGGCGGGCAAGAGCACGCTGGTGAAGCTCCTCTGCCGATTCTACGATCCGGACGCGGGGCATATCGAGCTGGACCGGGTGGACATCCGGGATATCCCGCTTCGCCATCTCCGCCGGCTGATCACCGTCATGTTCCAGTTCCCCGTCTTCTATCACGCCACCGCCGGCCAAAACATCGCCATGGGCGACCTTCAAGCCACGCCAAGCGCGGAGGAGATCGAGGCCGCCGCCCGACAGGCGGGAGCGCATGAGATCATCGCCCGGCTTCCCCGCGGGTACGACACGCTGTTGGGGAAGTGGTTCGCCGACGGCGAGGATCTCAGCGCCGGCGAATGGCAGCGGGTCGCCCTGGCTCGCGCCTATCTGCGGAAGGCCCCTATTATCGTCCTGGACGAGCCAACGAGCTTCATGGACTCCTGGTCCGAGGCCGACTGGTTCGACCGGTTCCGCGAGCTGGCCCGAGGCCGCACCTCCATCATCATCACCCACCGCTTCACGGTGGCCATGCGCGCCGACGTGATCCATGTCATGGACAAGGGGCGAATCGTGGAATCGGGGACACATGAGGAGCTATTGGCTTTGAACGGCCTGTACGCGGAGTCCTGGACGGCGCAGATGCAGGCGAGTTCCCATTCCCTCTCCGCGGAGCCTCATTCGGGATGCTAG
- a CDS encoding cytochrome c3 family protein, translating into MAHKAMRTWVLVGLAAAMLLWLLPSVAMADNGPHVGDFGKTTDACAGCHRAHRGQAKKLLKDASQQALCLSCHGSNAAGAYTNVTDGVYDAGGTEGTPGAGLRGGGFAYAVMDPDMDGNITSAPVTSKHNVGDAGLTIWGLGSGGVGHTTSSSRATLECGTCHNPHGFSGADYYRILRTDLPCLGCHQIHGSSSPMRSATPPDDATHSLAAQASTGIPDETPKNYTITYNAAGYRDVSYLDQAISEWCSTCHTRYMASDSGDTGDSIFRYRHVTSDNERKCLACHVVHGTSATMGTYSGSVEWPDGTPGGGSADSRLLHVNNRGVCYQCHPAPGSD; encoded by the coding sequence ATGGCACACAAAGCGATGCGAACATGGGTACTCGTCGGCCTCGCCGCAGCGATGCTTTTGTGGCTGCTCCCAAGCGTCGCTATGGCGGATAACGGTCCACACGTGGGCGACTTCGGCAAGACCACGGATGCATGTGCCGGCTGCCATCGGGCACACCGCGGCCAGGCGAAGAAACTCCTGAAGGACGCTTCGCAGCAGGCATTGTGCCTCTCCTGCCATGGTAGCAACGCCGCCGGCGCCTACACCAACGTGACGGACGGCGTGTATGATGCCGGTGGCACAGAGGGCACCCCAGGCGCCGGGCTGCGCGGCGGTGGGTTCGCGTACGCCGTGATGGATCCGGACATGGATGGGAACATCACAAGCGCCCCCGTCACATCGAAGCACAACGTGGGAGATGCAGGGCTCACCATCTGGGGGCTCGGAAGCGGAGGCGTGGGACATACAACGTCCTCCTCCAGGGCCACCCTGGAATGCGGCACCTGCCACAACCCGCATGGGTTCAGCGGCGCCGATTACTACCGAATCCTGCGAACCGACCTCCCATGTCTGGGTTGTCATCAGATCCACGGTTCCTCATCTCCTATGAGGAGCGCGACCCCGCCTGATGACGCGACGCACAGCCTCGCCGCGCAGGCGAGCACAGGAATCCCAGACGAGACCCCGAAGAACTATACGATCACCTACAACGCCGCCGGCTATCGCGATGTCAGCTACTTGGACCAGGCGATCAGCGAGTGGTGCAGCACGTGCCACACGCGCTACATGGCCAGCGACTCGGGGGACACGGGGGATTCCATCTTCCGATATCGTCATGTGACGTCGGACAATGAGCGTAAATGTCTGGCCTGCCACGTGGTGCACGGCACATCCGCCACCATGGGAACCTATTCAGGTAGCGTGGAATGGCCGGACGGCACGCCCGGAGGCGGCAGCGCCGACAGCCGCCTGCTGCACGTGAACAATCGTGGCGTCTGCTATCAATGCCACCCAGCGCCGGGGAGTGACTGA
- a CDS encoding nucleotidyltransferase family protein, translated as MSRNGAQELLIHLLRSSQGQTSTCEQCEIPTADWGRMIELAIRTGVAPLIYHHVRALPDQDIPSDAIAALRELYNINALRNLRIYRQLHSILRALHDAGIAVAILKGAYLAQFAYDNIAHRSMADIDILVRQADVTAAERCLQGLGYRVDEGKPDDIQTHSQVAYRAPDEDVGVEIHWDIRPAIGAFRVDMDGVWQRMQPITIAGTEALALQQEDLLLHLCLHASSHHLFKFYGLRSLCDIAAVVRRHRDQIDWEALQARAHQWEGANGVYLTLRLARDLLHVHIPSQVLGGLVSEDFDERYILWAQQRIFLAVDDASGPWSDNLGQFWGSRRIPSKVLALLQGLFPPRQRLAQMYSVPPESKRVYLYYPVRLMGLLLRLPYTLWRLRRRDVEEVAWMEREAGRIALMKWLIPARE; from the coding sequence ATGAGCCGCAACGGAGCACAGGAGCTGCTGATTCATCTGCTCCGATCGAGCCAGGGACAAACGAGCACATGCGAGCAGTGTGAAATCCCCACCGCAGACTGGGGGCGGATGATCGAGTTGGCGATCCGCACAGGCGTGGCGCCCCTGATCTATCATCACGTGCGCGCGCTCCCAGACCAGGACATCCCCTCTGATGCCATCGCCGCCCTTCGCGAGCTGTACAACATCAACGCGCTCCGAAACCTCCGGATTTACAGGCAACTCCATTCCATCCTGCGAGCTCTACACGACGCCGGGATCGCCGTGGCGATCTTGAAGGGGGCCTACCTGGCGCAGTTCGCCTACGACAACATCGCCCACCGCTCTATGGCCGACATCGACATCCTGGTGAGACAAGCGGATGTGACGGCGGCCGAGCGATGTCTCCAAGGCCTGGGATATCGTGTGGACGAGGGAAAGCCGGATGATATCCAGACCCACAGCCAGGTAGCCTATCGGGCGCCTGACGAAGACGTCGGCGTTGAGATCCATTGGGACATCCGCCCGGCCATAGGCGCGTTCCGCGTGGACATGGACGGGGTGTGGCAGAGGATGCAGCCGATCACCATCGCCGGCACAGAGGCTCTGGCGCTCCAGCAGGAAGACCTGCTGCTGCATCTATGCCTGCACGCGTCCAGCCACCACCTGTTCAAGTTCTACGGGCTACGCTCCCTATGCGACATCGCGGCTGTGGTTCGACGTCATCGGGATCAAATCGACTGGGAGGCATTGCAAGCGCGAGCCCACCAATGGGAAGGGGCGAACGGCGTCTACCTGACCCTGCGGCTGGCGAGGGATCTTCTGCACGTCCACATCCCCTCCCAGGTGCTCGGGGGCCTGGTCTCCGAGGATTTCGACGAGCGCTATATCCTCTGGGCCCAACAACGTATCTTTCTGGCAGTCGACGACGCCAGCGGCCCGTGGTCTGACAATCTCGGGCAGTTCTGGGGGTCCCGGCGGATCCCGAGCAAAGTACTGGCCCTGCTGCAGGGGCTATTCCCACCTCGCCAGCGCCTGGCACAGATGTACTCCGTGCCGCCCGAGTCAAAGCGAGTCTATCTCTACTACCCGGTGCGCCTGATGGGCCTCCTGCTCCGCCTCCCCTACACCCTCTGGCGATTGCGCCGGCGCGATGTGGAGGAAGTGGCCTGGATGGAACGGGAGGCTGGACGGATCGCGCTGATGAAGTGGCTGATCCCCGCACGAGAGTAG
- a CDS encoding response regulator transcription factor translates to MEQTRILVISSFVLLREGLRALLDAFPFWHVTCEAPSWEKVRQQTIQMNPDIVVLDVPQVDARFETLIHNLKAAPKAPAIVVLSRQDDEDSLIRILKSGIQGCLCATSDPDELIAAIRAVTTGASFLCPAASRVLLQDYRRQARGIQHDNAA, encoded by the coding sequence GTGGAGCAGACCCGCATCCTGGTGATAAGTTCTTTTGTGCTGCTCCGCGAGGGGTTGCGTGCTCTCCTGGACGCCTTTCCTTTCTGGCACGTCACCTGCGAGGCGCCAAGCTGGGAGAAGGTGCGACAGCAAACGATCCAAATGAATCCTGACATCGTGGTCCTGGATGTACCGCAAGTAGACGCGCGGTTTGAGACGCTGATTCACAATCTCAAAGCGGCGCCGAAGGCACCTGCTATCGTGGTGCTTAGCCGCCAGGATGATGAGGATTCCCTTATCCGGATCCTGAAGTCCGGGATACAGGGCTGCTTGTGCGCGACGTCGGATCCTGACGAGCTGATCGCTGCCATCCGAGCGGTCACCACAGGTGCGTCCTTCCTATGCCCGGCGGCTAGTCGCGTCTTATTGCAGGACTATCGTCGTCAGGCAAGGGGAATACAGCATGACAACGCAGCATAA